GCGATCGGCACGATGATGAATTGGATGAACCGGGCGATCACGGCCAGCCCGATCAGGTTGTCGTTGTCGAAACGCAGCGCCAGCGGAAACGCCAGCGCCAGCGCCGCGGTAACGCCGAACGCCGCCATCGGAACCCCGAACCGGTTCTTGCGGGAAAGTCGCACCGGCAGCGTCCCGGTGTCCGACAATGCCGACCACAGCCGTGGCGCGCCGAACGAGGCGGCCACGTTGATGCCGAACATCGACACCAGGGCGCCCAGCACGACGATGGTGCGCAACGCGTCGTTTTCGATCGCAGCGGCCAGTTTCACGGTGTCGCGCGACCCGACGATCTTGTCCGAGCCCAGCAGCATCGCCACCGTCACCGCGAGCACGTAGACGGTCCCGACGGCGGCGATCGCCAGCGGGATGGCCCGGGGCAGGGTGCGTTCGGGCTGGTGCATCTCTTCGGCGGCGTTGGCGATCGACTCGAAACCGGTGAAGGCGTACAGCGCCGCCACCGTGGCCAGGACCAGGCCGCTCACCGTGCTCTGGCCCAGTTCGACGAAACCCAGCAGCGCGTACGGGGCGGGGCGATAGACATCCGGGGCGCTCGCGTCGGCGTAGTTGTTCACGTGCTGGGCCGCCACGATCCACAGGCCGCCCAGGATGAACACCGACAGCGCGAAAACCTTTCCCAGTGTGGATATTCCGTTGGCCCACCGGATGACCCGGTTGCCGAACAGGTTGATGGTCAACAACACCGCGACGAAGCCCAGGAAGGTCAGCGTCTTGACACTGAACAACTCTGTATCTTCAGACCAATGTCGCTGTGGAAAAACGACTTTCAACAGCGTCGAGACGAACAGCGACGCCAGCACACCCCACGCGATCGAGGCGATCACCGCGTGCGTGACGCCGACGTAGATGGCCAGGCGCTGCCCGAACGCGGCATTGGTGTAGGCGTAGGAGGCGCCGTTGGTCCGGACGTATCGGGCGGCCGTGGCGAAGACCATGGCCATGATGCCGGCGAACAACCCGGCCAGGACGTAGGCCAGCGGCGCCAGGGGACCGGCGAGCTTGATCACCGCGCCGGGAGTCAGGAAGATGCCCGCTCCGATGATCGCGTTGATCCCGAGCATGACGACGCTGCGGAAGCCGAGCTTGCGGATCGCGTGCCCTCCTTGACCGTTGCCGGCCCGGGGTCAGGGCTGGTCGACTCCGTTCGTACCACGCGTGTGGAACTGTGCCGCGAGATGCCCGCCGACGGCTGGCCCGCGCAGGCCATTCTTGGCGCGTGCGGCCCAGGCCTTGCGGGGAGTACAGCGCCGATACTCGGGTTGAGCGGCGAATCTGGAGGAGCCATGCACGTTACCGTCGACTACAACCTGTGCGAAGGCCACGGTCAGTGCCTGCTCGCGGCGCCCGACGTCTTCGACCTGCCCGACGGCTCCGACCAGGTGGTGATCCTCGACCCCGATCCACCCGAGAGTGAGTACGACGCTGTGGTGCGTGCCGCGGCCATGTGTCCGGCCCAGGCGTTGCGTATCGATCGGCCTGGCACCGGATAGTTCAGTGGTGCCTATCCGGCCGCTGGGTCGTCGAGGATGCCGCACTGCCCGGCCAGGGCGGCAGCGGCGATCCGGGTTCCGACGCCGAGTTTGTGCAGCAGCGAGGCCACCATCCGCTTGGCGGTGCGCTCCGAGACCACCATCCGGGTGGCGATGTCTGCCATTTCCATCCCACTCGACACCAGCGTCCACAGTTTGACCTCCGCCGGTGTCAGCGAATCCAATAGCGCCGCAGCGGGTTTGCGGGTGTGTGACAGCAACGAGTCCAGCAGCATCGGATCGAGCACCCGCAACCCCGACGCGATCGTCTGCAGGGGGCCGACCAGTGCCTCGGGGCGGAGCGTCTTCGACAGGAATCCGTCGGCACCGGCACGCAGTGCGTCCTCGGCCAACTGCGGGTCACCGGTGCCGGACAGGGCCAGAATCCTGGTCCGGGGATGGCGGGCCTTGATGTGGCGGATGGCCGCCACGCCGCCCAGTGGCGGCATCGACAGGTCGACGATCGCGATATCGGCGTGGCAGGACCCGACGAGATCGGACGCTTCCTCGACGAAGGTGGTGCGCCCGCCGATGACGAATTGCTCGCCCCAGTCCCGGGTCAACAGCAGCTGCAAACCTTCGGCGAACAGTTCGTGGTCGTCGACGATCACCACCACCAGCGGCTTGTGGTTCACCCGCCGGATCGTAGCTCCACCGAGCGGCGAGGTGAGCTATATCGGTGCCTGGCGACGCTGGCTAGGGTCGTGCCGGTGACCACCTTGCGACGAATGGGCGCGCTGCTGGTCCCCGCCGGGGACACCGACGGGTACGGGTTGGCCCGCGTGGTGGTGGCGGTGCGGGTGGCGGTGGTGGTGTCCATCGGCATCCTGGTCGCGGTCGGGCCGGACTGGATGCGCCGGTACGTAGTCGTACTGGCCGTGGCGCTGACCGTGGCACTGTGCTACGCCGCCGTGCTGATGGCCCACCCCCGCGCCGAGGTCCGTCGCACCCGCTTTGGCTGGCTGGTGTCGGCGCTGGACGCGGTACTCACCTTGGCGCTGATCTGGTTGACCGGCGGCGGGGCCAGCCCGGTCGCCCTGGTCCTGGTGCTGGTGGTGATCGCCTCCGCGGCGCGGCTGAGATTTCTTGAATGCCTTTGTCTTTCGGTGGTTTTGGGGATGGCTTACCTGGTCGTGGTGCTGCTGCCGGCGCCGACGGGACCGACGGCACTGTCCGGGCTCGTCCAAGGGATGTGGTGGGCGCTGTACGTGGTGTTCGTCGCGGTGCTCAGCGGCGGGCTGTCGGTATTGGCCGAACGCGAACACCGGTCGCGGGTGCGTGCCCTGGTGGAAGCCGAGGCCGAGCACGCCGCGGCGGAGGAAGAACGGGACCTGCGCGCCCGGCTGCTGCGCTCCTATGCGGCCCAGCGCGAAGGTCTGCAGGTGGTGCTGCACGAGTTCCGCACGCCGGTCGCTTCGCTGGACGCGCTGGCGGGTGCGCTGACCGACTCGACGCCGATGTCGCCGGCGGACCGTGACGCCGCGATTCGACTCGCCGGCCGGCATGCCCGACATCTGTCCGACATGCTCGACGCGTTGTCGGATGTGAACCTCAGCAGGCAGCCGGCGTTCTCGTCGGGCCGGGTGCGGCGGGTGGATCTACGTGATCTGGTCGCCGAAGCCGGTGACGCGGCCGGAGTCCGGCCGCCGCGACTGCAGGTCAGCACGATCGGCGAGATACCGCCCATCCAGGTGGACGCCCAGGGCCTGCGCCGGGTGTTGACGAACCTGCTGGAGAACGCGGCCCGGCACGGCCGCGAACGCCCCATCGACGTGGAGTGCGAATGTCGCGGCGGTCAGTTGCGGGTGTCGGTGCTCGACCGCGGACCCGGCGTGCCGCAAGAGGATCTGAAGGCCATGACCGATAAGTTCGTCAGCCTCTCGGACCGCCGCGGCACCGCCGGTCTGGGGTTGTGGATCGTTACCCAGATCGTGGAAGCCCTCGGCGGCACAGTGCAATTCGCCACCCGCGCCGAAGGCGGCCTGACGGCGTCCATCGCCATTCCGGTGAGCTGAGCCGCATCCAGGCGCCGACAACGTGGCCCGTGCGGGCCGTGGGTTGGCCCGCAGGGCTCCACTTTCGCGCGGCCCGGTGACCAAGACTGGCCACAGCCTGAAAGGACCCGCAATGACGACCGCCACCCCGACCTACCGAAACATCGACCTGAGCGACAAGGACTTCTGGGCGCGCCCGCACGAGGAGCGTGACGAAGCCTTCGCGGTGTTGCGCCGGGAGAACCCCGTGCCGTGGAGCCGGCCCGCCGACTCCGACCTGCTGCCGGCCGAACAGAACACCAAGGGTTTCTGGTCGCTGACAAAGCAGGAGGACATCCGCTTCGCCAGCCGTCATCCGGAGATCTTTTCCTCCGCCCAGGGCATCACCATGGAGGATTTCCCGCCGGAGATGATCCACATCGCGCAGTCCTTCATCGCGATGGATGCACCGCGGCACACCCAGCTGCGTGGCATCACCATGGATGCATTCAAACCGCGCAACCTGCGTCGGCTGCAGGGCTGGATCCAGGGTCACGCCCGCGACTTGATCTCCGAGATGTCCCACCTGGGCGAAGGCGATTTCGTGGAACTGGTGTCGGTCAAGCTGCCCGCCCGCATCTTCGCCAGCTTCTTCGGGCTGCCGCCCGGCGAGGTCCACGAGAAGACGATCAGCGCCGCGCAACGGCTGCTCGGCTGGACCGACCCCGAGGTGCGCGGCGACCGCACCGCTCTGGAATTGTTCGCCGGCGCGGTGCTGGACCTGCACGAGACCGCATCGGTGCTGATTCCCGAACGGCGGGCACACCCGGCCGACGACCTGGTCAGCTGGATGGTGCAGGCCGAATTCGACGGCGAGAAAATGAGCGACGACGAGCTCAAGGCTTTCTTCACCCTGCTCGCCGTGGCCGCCAACGACACCACCCGGCACGCCTCCGCCCAGGCGATCCACGCCTTCTCCAAGTTCCCCGAACAGCGCGACCTGCTGGTCGCCGACGTCGAGGGCCGGGTGGACCTGGCCGTCGAGGAAGTCCTGCGGTGGGCTTCGCCCCTGCTGCACATGCGGCGCACCGCCACCCGGGACATCACCCTGCGCGGCTCGGACATCAAAGCCGGCGACAAGGTGGTGCTCTGGTACATCTCGGGTAACCGTGACGAGGACGTCTTCCACAACCCGTTCGAATTCGACATCTTCCGCAACCCCAACCCGCACATCGCGTTCGGTGGCGGCGGCCCGCACTTCTGCCTGGGCGCGGCACTGGCGCGCACCATGCTGCGCTCACTGCTGACCGAGGTCTACACCCGCATCCCCGACATTTCCGCGCCCGAGCCGCATTTCCAGGTGGCCAACTTCATCAACGGCATCAACAGCCTGCCCGCCACCTGGACACCCGAGCAGCGCTGAGCTGGAAGGAAGATCGCATGAGAACCAAAGCCGCTGTCCTGTGGGGACTGCACCAGAAGTGGGAAGTCGAAGAGCTCGAACTCGACGGGCCCAAGGAACGCGAAGTGCTGGTCAAACTCGTGGCCAGCGGACTGTGCCACTCCGACGATCACCTGGTCACCGGGGACATGCCGATGAACCTGCCGGTGGTCGGCGGGCACGAGGGCGCCGGCGTCGTCGTCGAGGTGGGGCCGGGAGTCAGCGAGGTCGAGGCGGGTGACCACGTGGTGCTCAGCTTCATCCCGGCCTGCGGGCGCTGCCGCGCCTGCGCCAAGGGCATGGCCAACTTGTGTGAGTACGGGGCCGCCATCATGGCCGGCCCGCAACTCGACGGCACCTTCCGATTCCACGGCCGCGGGCATGACATCGGCCAAATGTGCGTGCTGGGAACGTTTTCCGAGTACACCGTGGTGCCGATCGCCTCGGTGGTCAAGGTGGACAAGGACATTCCGCTGGACAAGGCGGCCCTGGTCGGTTGTGGTGTCACGACCGGCTACGGAGCCGCGGTGCGCACCGGCGAGGTGCGCGACGGTGAGACGGTGGTGGTGATGGGAGTCGGTGGCCTGGGCATCAACGCGGTGCAGGGCGCGTCGATCGCCGGCGCGCGTTACGTGGTCGCGCTGGACCCGGTGGCGTTCAAGCGGGAGCAGTCGCTGCGGTTCGGTGCGACACATGTCACGGCCGACGTCGCCGAGGCGCAGGCGCTCGTCGCCGAGATGACCCGCGGTGAGATGGCCGATGTTTGTGTGGTCACCACCGACAGCGCCGAGGGCGCCTACGTCGCGCAGGCACTGAGCCTGGTCGGCAAACGGGGGCGGGTGGTGATGACCGCCATCCCGCACCCGACGGATACCGTCGTTGACATGTCGCTGTTCGACCTCACCCTGTACGAAAAGCAGGTTCGCGGTTGCCTATTCGGCTCCTCGAGTCCCCGCGTCGACATCTACCGGATGCTGGAGCTGTATCGAGCCGGCCGGCTCAAACTCGACGAGCTGATCACCCGTGAGTACCAGCTCGACGAGCTCAACCAGGGTTACGAGGATCTGCACAGCGGCCGCAACCTGCGGGGGTTGATCAGGTTCTAGAAACGCTGCCCGGTGTCGAGCTGGTTTCGAGTTGACCTGCCAGTCTGAGGATGAACTCGGCGACAGCGGCCGGGTTTTCCAAGGCGTATTCGGCGGCGGTGGCACGGTCGCCGTCATCGTTGTGGCGCACCATGATCGGCACGCCGTCAGCGCGGACCGCATCGAAGGCGTCCTCGTCGGTGATGTCGTCACCGAGGTAGATCGGCACCAACGGACCCTTTCCCGATCCCAGGTGCTCCATTACCCAGCGCAGGGTTTTTCCCTTGTCCCAATCCAGATCTGGGCGTAGCTCGATGACTTCGCGCCCCGTCGTCACCCGCAGCGCGTCGCGCCGGCCGGCGGTACGCACCGCCGCGGACACCTCACCGACCCGATCCCGCGCGGCGTTGCGGTAGTGCACCGCCACACCGAACCGTTTGTGCTCCACCACAACCCCCGGTATGGGGCCGAGTTGTTCGCGGAGTTCGGCGGCGGCCTGCTCCAGTACCGGTACGGCGGCCGCAGCTTCGTCGTTCTGGTGGTGGGTGCCGTCCGGCGCAGTGAGCTCGAAGCCGTGACTGCCGGCGTACCAGATGCCCGGCAGGCCAACGCGTTTGGACACGTCGGCAAGGTCGCGACCGCTGAGGATCGCCACCGGGCAGCGCGCCGCCAGCCGTTGCAGCGCGTCGGAAACCCCGGGGGCGGGCCTGGCCGCGTCGGGGTCGTTCACGATCTCCGACAGGGTGCCGTCGAAGTCGAAGAACACCGCCGGTGAACCGCTGACCCGGCCCAGTGTGCGCAGCGCATCGGGCAGCTCGGAGATGCGCTTGTCCCCGGTGCGGACGCCGATGTCGCCGGGATCGGTGACCGCCGCGTCCGCGCCGCCGGAGTCGCCGCCGACCCGGATCACCAACGCGAATCCGGCTGCGCGGGCGGCGTCGGCACCGGAGGCGTCTGCCGCGACGACGGCGCAGCGCCCCGCGCGCACACCCAACTGTTCGGCTATCTCGAGGGCGGGGTCATCGGAGGTGAACTGGGCGGTTTGGACGCGGATCTCGCGCAGCCGCTCCTCGATCGTCTCGGTGGGCTTTAGCGCCGCGTCGAACAGGACTGCGTCGATTCGTCGCGGATCGATGGTGACCGACATGGACCCACCCTCTCACGGTGGGCCAGCTTCGGGCTCAGGGGCGGCGCGCTCGCACCGGCTGCGCCGACGGCCGCCACCGGGCCGCGCCGTTGGACAGGGGCCGGGCGGGCCGCCTGCGCCGTCGTTCGAACAGTACGACCGAGTCCTGGGTGAGTGCCGCCAGATGGGCGATACCCGCTTCGATGCCCGTGGCGAGTTGCTCCAGCACGGCTGCGCCGTCGTAGTCGGCGGTCAGGCCGAACACCAACTCGTCGCCGTAGCCGAGCACCGCGACCCCGGTGCTGAGCTCGGGGGCGGTCGGCGGGATCGGCAGCAACTCTGCGACCTGCCTGCCCATCAGCGTCAGCGGTTGCCGCGGCCCCCGCCCATGGGTGGCCAGTGTCACCACATCGTTGCGTGACGTGCCGGTGAATGCCTGAATCACTTTATTGCACAAGGCAAGTGGAGAGTATTCGGCTGGCGCCGGGAGGCCTTGCGTGGTGGCATGGTGAACCGCCCGCAGTTGCATGACGGGGTCGTGAAGATGCACCGGCAGCTGCGACAGTGCGGATCCCACAGTGCGCAGTGAATCGGCTCGCGGCTGCTCGCCGCGGTCTGCGAGTACGGTTCGGAAGCCCTCGGTGACCGCTGCCAGCGCGACGTCGTCGAGACCGACCCCGAGCTTGCGGGCCACGCTTTCGGCGGTGGTGCGGGAGACCCGGACCGTGCGGTAATGCCGCAGCGTGTTCTGCGAGCCGACCGGCGAGGTCAACGTCGCCAGGGTGCCGACCGCGGCGGCGAGTCCGCTCGTCGCGTCGCTGACGGCCCGGGCCGCGGCCTTGGCGACGTTCAACGGAGCGCGCAGCAGGGTACTGGGCCAGCTTTCCCGGGCCAACGGTGAAACCTGTTTCAGGGCAACGGCATTGGTAAAAGCATCGTCGCCACTACCGTCGCAGAGCTGGGCGAGTAGACGGGCGGCCGGCGTCATGCCGTGGTGGGCTTTGATCAAGATCGCCCAGCGATTGCCCCGCAGTCCCTCGATGATCCAGCACTCCCACAACGGGCGGGCCGGGTCGAGGGGGCGCTCAAGGCGTGGGCGATGGCGCGGAACAAGTCGGCGTCGTCGCCGGGTTGCGGCAGCGCCACCCGCTGCACATGCCGGGCCGGTTCGAATCCCGGCTCAAAGCGTTCGGCCAGCAAAGTCGCGATTCGGTCGTTGCCGGGAGCCGGCCCCGCGACGACGGCGGCGGCTCCCATCGCCATGCTCGCGTGCCGGTCTGGTCCGGGATTCCCCAGGGTCCCGCGTCCGTCGTCGTCAGTTGCGCCATGCCCTGCCCCGGCCCTCGCCCCCGGCCCCGCCTGCTTTTTCAAGTTGTACCAGTATCGGTCTGGGGCGGCCGCATCGGTAGGCCTGGCAGGTTAACAGTGTGTTTTCTGGATAAAGATGCGTTTAACTGCGCAGATGGCTTACCGAGAGCTGTTGTTCGCAAATTGTTTCGGCAACGTTCAAAAGATGTTCCGGCCGCGGGTCCCCGGCAGCAGGCGGGAGCGGGCGGCCATTCGACAGTCGAACAAATGTTCGATAACATCGGGTCATGGGTTGGTATCACGGTCCGCCGAGTTGGGCGGAAATGGAGCGGGTTCTCGACAGCAAGCCGCGCCATGCCGGCGGGCCGGCACCTACCGGACCGCCCGATCCGTCCCTGGATGGGCCGCTGTCACACACACGCGGCTCATATAAAGCAAAACCGGACGGGCAACGGGTCCGCTCCGCCGTCGCATACGCCGAATTGCATGCGCATTCGGCGTACAGCTTCCTCGACGGGGCCAGTACGCCGGAGGAACTGGTCGAGGAGGCCGCCCGGCTGGATCTGCGTGCGCTGGCGCTGACCGATCACGACGGCCTGTACGGGGCGGTGCGGTTCGCCGAAGCCGCCATTGAACTGGATGTACGCACGGTGTTCGGTGCCGAACTCTCGTTGAGCTGCCAGGCCCGCACCGAACAGCCGGACCCGCCGGGCCCGCATCTGTTGGTGCTGGCTCGCGGCCCGGAAGGGTACCGACGGTTGTCCCGGCAGCTGGCTGCGGCGCATCTTGCCGGGGGTCAGAAGGGCACGCTGCGCTACGACCTCGACGCGCTGACCGAAGCTGCCGGCGGCCACTGGCACATTCTCACCGGATGCCGGAAAGGTGCTGTGCGCCAAGCGCTTTACGATGGCGGGCCCGACGCGGCGCGCCGTGCCCTGGCCAACCTGGTGGACCGGTTCGGCGCGCAACGGGTGAGTGTCGAACTGACCCACCACGGCCAGCCGCTCGACGACGAGCGCAACGCGATGCTGGCCGGGTTGGCCCCGCAGTTCGGGGTCGGTGTCGTGGCCACCACCGGTGCGCACTTCGCCCATCCGTCGCGCCGCCGGCTGGCCATGGCGATGGGTGCGATCAGGGCCCGCCAATCCCTGGATGCCGCCGCCGGATGGCTGGCCCCGCTGGGCGGGTCGCATCTGCGCTCCGGGCAGGAGATGGCCCGGCTGTTCGCGCA
The nucleotide sequence above comes from Mycobacterium kiyosense. Encoded proteins:
- a CDS encoding cytochrome P450 — encoded protein: MTTATPTYRNIDLSDKDFWARPHEERDEAFAVLRRENPVPWSRPADSDLLPAEQNTKGFWSLTKQEDIRFASRHPEIFSSAQGITMEDFPPEMIHIAQSFIAMDAPRHTQLRGITMDAFKPRNLRRLQGWIQGHARDLISEMSHLGEGDFVELVSVKLPARIFASFFGLPPGEVHEKTISAAQRLLGWTDPEVRGDRTALELFAGAVLDLHETASVLIPERRAHPADDLVSWMVQAEFDGEKMSDDELKAFFTLLAVAANDTTRHASAQAIHAFSKFPEQRDLLVADVEGRVDLAVEEVLRWASPLLHMRRTATRDITLRGSDIKAGDKVVLWYISGNRDEDVFHNPFEFDIFRNPNPHIAFGGGGPHFCLGAALARTMLRSLLTEVYTRIPDISAPEPHFQVANFINGINSLPATWTPEQR
- a CDS encoding putative zinc-type alcohol dehydrogenase AdhD, which codes for MRTKAAVLWGLHQKWEVEELELDGPKEREVLVKLVASGLCHSDDHLVTGDMPMNLPVVGGHEGAGVVVEVGPGVSEVEAGDHVVLSFIPACGRCRACAKGMANLCEYGAAIMAGPQLDGTFRFHGRGHDIGQMCVLGTFSEYTVVPIASVVKVDKDIPLDKAALVGCGVTTGYGAAVRTGEVRDGETVVVMGVGGLGINAVQGASIAGARYVVALDPVAFKREQSLRFGATHVTADVAEAQALVAEMTRGEMADVCVVTTDSAEGAYVAQALSLVGKRGRVVMTAIPHPTDTVVDMSLFDLTLYEKQVRGCLFGSSSPRVDIYRMLELYRAGRLKLDELITREYQLDELNQGYEDLHSGRNLRGLIRF
- a CDS encoding ferredoxin, whose amino-acid sequence is MHVTVDYNLCEGHGQCLLAAPDVFDLPDGSDQVVILDPDPPESEYDAVVRAAAMCPAQALRIDRPGTG
- a CDS encoding hypothetical protein (frameshifted, deletion at around 1208402), translating into MTPAARLLAQLCDGSGDDAFTNAVALKQVSPLARESWPSTLLRAPLNVAKAAARAVSDATSGLAAAVGTLATLTSPVGSQNTLRHYRTVRVSRTTAESVARKLGVGLDDVALAAVTEGFRTVLADRGEQPRADSLRTVGSALSQLPVHLHDPVMQLRAVHHATTQGLPAPAEYSPLALCNKVIQAFTGTSRNDVVTLATHGRGPRQPLTLMGRQVAELLPIPPTAPELSTGVAVLGYGDELVFGLTADYDGAAVLEQLATGIEAGIAHLAALTQDSVVLFERRRRRPARPLSNGAARWRPSAQPVRARRP
- a CDS encoding putative transporter; amino-acid sequence: MLGINAIIGAGIFLTPGAVIKLAGPLAPLAYVLAGLFAGIMAMVFATAARYVRTNGASYAYTNAAFGQRLAIYVGVTHAVIASIAWGVLASLFVSTLLKVVFPQRHWSEDTELFSVKTLTFLGFVAVLLTINLFGNRVIRWANGISTLGKVFALSVFILGGLWIVAAQHVNNYADASAPDVYRPAPYALLGFVELGQSTVSGLVLATVAALYAFTGFESIANAAEEMHQPERTLPRAIPLAIAAVGTVYVLAVTVAMLLGSDKIVGSRDTVKLAAAIENDALRTIVVLGALVSMFGINVAASFGAPRLWSALSDTGTLPVRLSRKNRFGVPMAAFGVTAALALAFPLALRFDNDNLIGLAVIARFIQFIIVPIALMELARSPSADHADVRRNLFTDKVLPVAAVLISGALAVSFDYRTLVLTPQGGANYFSIVLLALTFVAVPAAAYVHYYRSADRTESS
- the otsB gene encoding trehalose-phosphate phosphatase, with the protein product MSVTIDPRRIDAVLFDAALKPTETIEERLREIRVQTAQFTSDDPALEIAEQLGVRAGRCAVVAADASGADAARAAGFALVIRVGGDSGGADAAVTDPGDIGVRTGDKRISELPDALRTLGRVSGSPAVFFDFDGTLSEIVNDPDAARPAPGVSDALQRLAARCPVAILSGRDLADVSKRVGLPGIWYAGSHGFELTAPDGTHHQNDEAAAAVPVLEQAAAELREQLGPIPGVVVEHKRFGVAVHYRNAARDRVGEVSAAVRTAGRRDALRVTTGREVIELRPDLDWDKGKTLRWVMEHLGSGKGPLVPIYLGDDITDEDAFDAVRADGVPIMVRHNDDGDRATAAEYALENPAAVAEFILRLAGQLETSSTPGSVSRT
- a CDS encoding DNA-binding response regulator, with protein sequence MNHKPLVVVIVDDHELFAEGLQLLLTRDWGEQFVIGGRTTFVEEASDLVGSCHADIAIVDLSMPPLGGVAAIRHIKARHPRTRILALSGTGDPQLAEDALRAGADGFLSKTLRPEALVGPLQTIASGLRVLDPMLLDSLLSHTRKPAAALLDSLTPAEVKLWTLVSSGMEMADIATRMVVSERTAKRMVASLLHKLGVGTRIAAAALAGQCGILDDPAAG